A genomic segment from Neobacillus sp. YX16 encodes:
- a CDS encoding thioredoxin family protein: protein MNDWNLDEVSSFLKNHSSGLIYFYTPLCGTCQVASRMLQIIEKMVDVEMGKINLNYNSELAKQFEIESVPCLIFIKNGEIVDTIYAFQSVPFLYERLKHHFN from the coding sequence ATGAACGATTGGAACCTTGATGAAGTATCATCATTCTTAAAAAATCATTCATCCGGACTCATTTACTTCTATACCCCTTTATGTGGAACTTGTCAGGTAGCATCGAGAATGCTGCAAATTATTGAGAAAATGGTTGACGTCGAAATGGGAAAGATTAATTTAAATTATAACTCAGAACTGGCGAAACAGTTTGAAATTGAAAGTGTTCCCTGCCTTATTTTTATAAAAAATGGTGAGATTGTTGATACAATCTATGCTTTTCAATCCGTTCCGTTTTTATATGAAAGATTAAAACATCATTTTAACTAA
- a CDS encoding toprim domain-containing protein has translation MNDTYGDKVLIVEGKSDKKKVKSILKEPMDIVCTNGTISMSKLDELIDSLEDKEVYILVDADDAGEKLRKQLKREFPKAEHIYIDRMYREVATAPVYHLATVLLGANIDVHSEFLEMG, from the coding sequence ATGAATGACACGTATGGTGATAAAGTTCTGATTGTTGAAGGAAAATCAGATAAGAAAAAGGTAAAAAGTATCCTGAAGGAACCGATGGATATTGTTTGTACAAATGGTACCATTAGTATGTCTAAATTGGATGAATTAATTGATTCTCTCGAAGATAAAGAGGTCTATATCCTTGTTGATGCTGATGATGCTGGTGAAAAGCTGCGCAAACAATTGAAGAGGGAGTTCCCTAAAGCGGAGCATATCTATATAGACAGAATGTACCGCGAAGTAGCCACTGCTCCAGTGTACCATCTAGCTACCGTTCTTTTAGGCGCTAATATCGATGTTCATTCTGAATTTTTAGAGATGGGTTAA
- a CDS encoding YusG family protein: protein MTLKQQKIDVTDRVVGKMKNGEMELFLDNTSIGKIQLPGDMTFQLDQRFEVEQRKIFQNVTVTEQPDAKYTDCDDGGWC, encoded by the coding sequence ATGACATTGAAACAACAGAAAATTGATGTGACAGATCGAGTAGTTGGTAAAATGAAAAATGGTGAAATGGAATTATTTCTTGATAATACTTCAATTGGAAAGATTCAGCTGCCGGGAGACATGACTTTCCAGTTAGATCAGCGATTTGAAGTAGAACAAAGAAAAATATTTCAGAATGTGACAGTGACAGAACAGCCAGATGCAAAATATACCGATTGTGATGATGGTGGATGGTGCTAG
- the gcvH gene encoding glycine cleavage system protein GcvH yields MTTPKELRYSEEHEWVKLEGETVRVGITHFAQSELGDIVFVELPEVGDEVTADEPFGSVESVKTVSELYAPLSGKVVEVNEDLSDSPEFVNESPYEKAWMIVIEPSNSSELDNLMTAEQYEAMIKED; encoded by the coding sequence ATGACTACACCAAAGGAATTGCGTTATTCTGAGGAACATGAGTGGGTAAAGCTTGAAGGAGAAACAGTCCGTGTAGGGATCACTCACTTTGCACAATCTGAGTTAGGCGACATCGTTTTTGTTGAACTTCCTGAAGTCGGCGATGAAGTGACTGCAGATGAACCATTTGGCAGTGTTGAATCTGTAAAAACAGTTTCTGAATTATATGCGCCGCTAAGTGGTAAGGTTGTTGAAGTTAACGAAGATTTAAGTGACAGCCCTGAATTCGTAAACGAATCTCCATATGAAAAAGCATGGATGATTGTCATTGAGCCTTCTAATAGCAGTGAATTGGACAACCTAATGACTGCAGAACAATATGAAGCAATGATTAAAGAAGACTAA
- a CDS encoding arsenate reductase family protein: MSLTFYWYPKCGTCRNAKKWLDAHHLSYKEIHIVEHPPTKAELQDYYEKSNLELKKFFNTSGQKYRELGIKDKISTASEDELLDLLASDGMLIKRPLVTDGEKVTVGFKEEEYEKMWL, encoded by the coding sequence ATGTCTCTTACTTTTTACTGGTATCCGAAATGTGGTACATGTCGAAATGCAAAGAAATGGCTGGATGCACATCATCTTTCCTACAAAGAAATACATATTGTTGAACACCCACCGACTAAGGCAGAACTTCAGGATTATTACGAAAAAAGCAACCTTGAATTAAAGAAGTTCTTTAATACAAGCGGGCAAAAGTATCGTGAACTGGGTATTAAGGATAAAATATCCACTGCTTCAGAAGATGAGCTGCTAGATTTGTTAGCCTCGGATGGGATGCTAATCAAAAGACCATTAGTAACGGATGGGGAAAAAGTAACAGTAGGCTTTAAAGAAGAAGAGTATGAGAAAATGTGGTTATAA
- a CDS encoding acyl-CoA dehydrogenase family protein, which yields MTQQTEKMIKGGSFLLDDISYDRILTPEDFNEEQLMIAKTAEDFIEKEVLPQLEHLENHEFDRTVKLLKQAGDLGLLAADVPEEYEGLGLDKVTSSLVTEKMSKAGGFSLSYGAHVGIGSLPIVLFGNEEQKKKYLPALASGEKIAAYALTEPGSGSDALGARTTAKLNAEGTHYILNGEKQWITNAGFADVFVVYTKIDGEHFTAFIVERDFPGVSTGAEEKKMGIKSSSTRTLILEDVPVPVENLLGEYGKGHIIAFNILNIGRYKLAVGGVGGSKNAFELAVKYANGRKQFNTAISQFNLTKEKFGTMASKIYAAESSVYRTIGLYEDNQGKLTTEEQKDIKLVANSIAEYAIECSVNKFFASEVLDYVVDEGVQIHGGYGFMQEYTIERAYRDSRINRIFEGTNEINRLLVPGTYIKKAFKGELPLFQKAMALQEEIMMLMPEEPGDEPLAQEKHLVSNAKKIGLLAAGLAAQKFGKALDKEQEILSNIADIVSNAYAMESVVLRTEKAIAKTGLEKNKQKLLYTQIFCQEAFNEIEQHAKETLVATEQGDTLRMLVSALRKLTRHTPINVIGKKREAADVLIEAERYIV from the coding sequence ATGACACAACAAACTGAAAAAATGATTAAAGGCGGAAGCTTTTTACTCGACGATATTTCCTATGACCGCATTTTAACACCAGAGGATTTTAACGAAGAACAACTAATGATTGCCAAAACAGCCGAAGACTTCATCGAAAAAGAAGTTCTTCCACAGTTAGAACATCTTGAAAACCATGAATTTGACCGCACAGTCAAACTTTTGAAGCAAGCAGGTGACCTTGGCCTGTTGGCAGCGGATGTTCCTGAAGAGTATGAAGGGTTAGGATTAGATAAAGTAACTTCTTCACTTGTAACGGAGAAAATGTCAAAGGCTGGCGGCTTCTCGCTATCTTACGGGGCCCATGTTGGTATCGGGTCACTGCCAATCGTTTTATTCGGAAATGAAGAGCAAAAGAAGAAATATTTACCTGCCCTTGCTTCAGGTGAAAAAATTGCAGCCTATGCCTTAACTGAGCCAGGTTCAGGATCTGACGCTTTAGGTGCAAGAACAACAGCAAAACTAAATGCAGAAGGTACTCACTATATTCTTAACGGTGAAAAGCAATGGATTACCAATGCTGGTTTTGCCGATGTATTTGTTGTCTATACAAAAATTGATGGTGAACATTTTACAGCATTCATTGTTGAAAGAGATTTCCCTGGAGTTTCTACTGGGGCGGAAGAAAAGAAAATGGGAATCAAGAGTTCTTCCACACGTACCCTTATTTTAGAAGATGTACCGGTTCCTGTAGAAAACCTTCTGGGTGAATATGGTAAAGGACACATCATTGCATTTAATATCCTAAATATCGGGCGCTATAAATTAGCAGTTGGCGGTGTTGGCGGCTCTAAAAATGCATTTGAGTTAGCCGTTAAATATGCAAATGGCCGTAAGCAATTTAACACAGCAATTTCTCAGTTCAATTTAACAAAAGAAAAGTTCGGTACAATGGCTTCTAAAATCTATGCAGCAGAAAGCTCTGTCTACCGTACGATTGGACTTTATGAAGATAATCAAGGAAAGCTTACAACTGAAGAGCAGAAGGATATTAAATTAGTAGCTAATTCTATTGCTGAATATGCAATTGAATGTTCTGTTAATAAATTCTTTGCCAGTGAAGTATTAGATTACGTTGTAGACGAGGGTGTTCAAATTCACGGCGGATACGGCTTCATGCAGGAGTATACAATCGAAAGAGCGTACCGTGATTCCCGTATTAACCGGATTTTCGAAGGTACAAATGAAATTAACCGTTTGCTTGTACCAGGAACTTATATTAAAAAGGCTTTTAAAGGAGAACTCCCATTATTCCAAAAAGCGATGGCGCTTCAAGAAGAAATTATGATGTTAATGCCTGAAGAGCCAGGTGATGAGCCGCTTGCACAAGAAAAACATTTAGTTAGCAATGCCAAGAAAATCGGCTTGTTAGCTGCTGGTTTAGCTGCACAAAAATTTGGTAAAGCTCTAGATAAAGAGCAAGAAATCTTATCAAATATTGCAGATATTGTTTCTAATGCTTATGCAATGGAATCTGTCGTTCTACGTACAGAAAAGGCAATCGCGAAGACAGGTCTAGAGAAAAATAAACAAAAGCTTCTTTATACACAAATCTTCTGTCAAGAAGCTTTTAACGAAATCGAGCAGCATGCTAAAGAAACCTTAGTTGCAACTGAACAAGGTGATACTCTCCGCATGCTTGTATCTGCCCTTCGTAAACTTACACGCCATACCCCAATCAATGTGATTGGTAAGAAACGTGAAGCTGCTGATGTTCTGATTGAAGCTGAACGCTATATCGTATAA